Proteins encoded by one window of Panicum virgatum strain AP13 chromosome 7N, P.virgatum_v5, whole genome shotgun sequence:
- the LOC120683101 gene encoding agmatine deiminase-like: MMAKILEGRPAKMGFRMPAEWEPHEQCWMGWPERPDNWRENSGPAQETFARAAIAISKFEPVTICASAKQYPNVHKLMEHQTNIRVVEMSMNDSWFRDMGPTFITRKVESGIEKQTIAGIDWQFNAWGGIYDDWSLDSDIAKKIVEIERIPRSSHKMVLEGGSIHVDGEGTCITTEECLLNPNRNPNMTKIEIENELKDFLGVTKVIWIPRGLYGDEDTNGHVDNLCCFIKPGVILLSWTDDEKDPQYERSVEALSVLTQSVDAKGRHLEVVKIHVPGPLYMTEEEADGVLSTGHAVAREPGTRLAASYVNFYVANGGVVAPAFGDDRWDKEAYAVLQKAFPDHEVVMVEGAREIVLGGGNVHCITQQQPVRPS; the protein is encoded by the exons ATGATGGCGAAGATCCTGGAGGGCCGCCCGGCGAAGATGGGGTTCCGGATGCCGGCGGAGTGGGAGCCGCACGAGCAGTGCTGGATGGGATGGCCC GAGCGTCCAGATAACTGGCGGGAGAATTCTGGTCCAGCTCAAGAGACATTTGCGAGGGCTGCAATTGCCATTTCAAAGTTTGAGCCCGTCACAATATGTGCAAGTGCTAAGCAG TACCCCAATGTCCACAAGCTGATGGAACATCAGACGAACATCAGGGTGGTTGAGATGAGCATGAATGATTCCTGGTTCCGTGATATGGGGCCCACT TTTATCACCCGTAAAGTCGAGTCAGGAATCGAAAAACAGACAATAGCAGGAATCGATTGGCAATTTAATGCCTGGGGAG GAATCTATGATGATTGGAGTCTTGACAGCGATATTGCCAAGAAA ATAGTTGAGATTGAGAGGATCCCTAGGTCTTCGCACAAAATGGTTCTCGAGGGTGGAAGCATTCATGTAGATGGAGAAG GTACGTGCATCACAACGGAAGAATGCTTGCTGAATCCTAACAGAAACCCCAACATGACGAAAATAGAGATAGAGAATGAGCTGAAGGATTTCCTTGGGGTCACAAAGGTCATCTGGATACCTCGTGGGCTGTACG GTGACGAGGACACAAACGGCCACGTTGACAACCTCTGCTGCTTCATCAAACCCGGCGTGATCCTCCTGTCCTGGACGGATGACGAGAAGGACCCCCAGTACGAGAGGTCCGTCGAGGCGCTGTCGGTCCTCACCCAATCGGTGGACGCCAAAGGACGGCACCTGGAGGTGGTGAAGATCCACGTCCCGGGGCCTCTGTACATGACAGAGGAAGAGGCGGACGGCGTTCTTTCAACG GGGCACGCCGTGGCGAGGGAGCCCGGCACGAGGCTGGCCGCCTCGTACGTGAACTTCTACGTCGCCAACGGCGGGGTCGTGGCGCCGGCCTTCGGCGACGACAGGTGGGACAAAGAGGCGTACGCGGTCCTGCAGAAGGCGTTCCCTGACCACGAG GTGGTGATGGTCGAGGGCGCGCGGGAGATCGTGCTGGGCGGCGGCAACGTCCACTGCATcacgcagcagcagcccgtGCGCCCGTCGTAG